TGCCACAGCAGATGACTCCCCACAACATGCCTCCAATGGGTCCTGGTCCCTTCATGCCTCAAGGACAGATAGGTCCCCCTGGGCCTGCAGGGCCCCCATCTCATCAGGGTGGTCCTCCACAGGGAATGATGGGCCCCCCAGACCTTCAAGGACCCCCACGCCATCCAGGCCCCCACAGAAACATGGGTCCCCAGGGGCCACATGGCATGGCAGCAGGTCCCAGGGGAATGCAAGGGCCACCAGGACCCGGAGGGATGCCACCAGGACCTGGGGGTCCTGCGGGTGGCATGATGGGACCACCACAACGGGGCCAAGGGCTGCCGCAAAGTGGCATGATGCATCAGGACATGCGGGGGCCCACTTCCCACGGCAACATGATGGGCCCTCAGGGGTCaattcagggacctggaggtatGATGGGACCTCCAAACAGAACTCATGGCAGTATGCCAGGCATGGGCAACATGCATGGAATGGGTCCTCCTGGAGGAATGCATGGGCCTCCAAACAACATGCAAGGGCCCCCGGGTAATATGCAGGGGCCCCGTCCACCATACATGCAGCAGGGCAATGCACCACCGCCGCACATGGCTGATGGAAACAGAGGACAGTTCAACCAGGTGAGGGGAACTGTTTGTTTtgaaagagttaaaggagcagtTGGTCATTATCTTCAGCGATTCATCTTCATGTTACAAATAACCTGGGTGTTTGGGTTTGTCGGAGAATTTATAAGATTTGTTACAAACATGGGCACCCCCTATTTGTGGGACTCATTGTAttgagcataaactggtttattcaAGAACAAGATTATTCATCTTATGAGCTGtgatttatagaaaaattattaaaaaaaataaaataaaaaaataaagtctgtCATAGATACATATTGTTTGCTGCTGTTTGGTGGCAGAAATGAATGCTATTTCAAATTGTAAATTTATTAGAAGCCATGTAGAAAATTAAAGTGATGTGGCTTTGTGTATGCCTTCTAGGGACAGAACTCTGGACCCCAGTCGATGATGCATGGAATGGGCCAACAAGGTCCAGGAGGCAAAGGTATAATTGAGTGACCacacccgtgtgtgtgtgtgtgtgtgaagtctaTAGAATGTAGGGCTGGTAAAATGGCCAACAActttctaaaaatatttttcaattattatttatagtaATTAGATTCACTAATGTTTAGCagtgttttaattacattttgaagcATTATAATTCCTATTACACATTATTAAACATAATTGGATAGCTGTATTATGAGTATAgttattaaacactgcagttatTAGCACTTAAATACTAAATTCTAGTTATTGCTATTGTATGTAATAAAGTAATAGCTGTATAGATGAACTCTGCACATTGCAGGATGTTATCAATATTAAATATAGcatttattataatttcatCTCAACATCCTAATTGAACAGTTTAAGTTGATTGGGgcattaaataacattttaatgattAAGTTTGATCTGTAACTGATTTTAAACATGCTCCCATTTCTGTTTTGTTGTAAAGATGGCCCTCGAGGACCACCAAATCACCACATGGGGCCTCTCTCTGACCGGCAGGGCCCTGGAGGTCCAGGAGGTCCGGGCCAAGGCTCAGATGCGGGGGGTCAGTTTTGGGGTGAGGAGGGGGGCTTTCAGGAAGGCTGGAGGAGAGGACCTGGTGGTCCAGGTCAGGACTATCACGGGGACCCCAGGGGGCACAGAGGAGGATCAGGAGGACAGTGGGACAATCAAGAGCGGTTCTCTTCTCACGACGCGGAATATGGTGGACATGACAGGTGCATGTTACTATGTGtttcaaaaatattaaagtTTTAAGGCCATTCTAGTCTCAGCACTGTGttgttcagttaaaaaaaattaaaaagtcgAATCCCAAATCTGACATGGTTTATCCTTGCAGATATGACGGGTACGATGGTCCAGGGGAGGAGTTTGACAAAAGGCAGAGGCGACCACCAGAAGACTCGTAAGTACATTTTGCTGATGCGTTCATTCAGAATCATTAGAAGCAACAGTGGTACAACAAACCCTGGTAATCTGCATGAAATAAAAAGCATGGTTTgatgataaataaaaaatatgcaaaagATTGGCGACCCCCGTCTGCAACAAACACATTTCTGCATTTTTAGCACAAAATTACTCATTGTAAACCGAGGTTCAAGACTAACAATGGTCATGTGATCTACAGTTACAGGAGAGGCGGTCCCAGTGGCCGCGGGAGTAGAGGAAGCTACCAGGAAGAGTATGGAGGAGACGAGAGCTTTGATTCTCAGGAAGAGATGGGCCAAGGCTGGGGAAATGGTGGAGGAGGACGAGGGAGGCGTGGAGGACCACCACGAGGAGGTCAGACTCACTCACATCATCCAAGCAGTCACATAGCAAGTCACCATCCATTCAGTGTGAGGTGTCATGTTTGAAACATGTCATCTGTCTTAGGTGGTGTAGGAAGAAACGGCCTTCTGCCAACCCCCGATGATTATGGCCCTCACTACGAAGGAGGAAGAAACCAGGAGGGTTGGGAGGGAGGGCGAGACTCAGGTAGAAACACAGTGAAAAGTCAGGGATGGGTTGGTGGGTggggatttattttttcatagtGTAGTCAGATAGAATgctcccaccaccaccaccacaagaGACAAAGCCCATGTTCGTCTACTAAGGCTGCGTGGTTCATCAGTGGGCAACCATGTTTGCCAATAAATGGGAATATGATAGATATAATTAGTCATCCAGTATTGGAAATTGGAACAAAACCCTGAGCCTAAGAATGTTAAATAGGTGTATTCCTCTCCGTAACCATGGATATAACGGCAGCTTGTAGCTGGCTgctgttgctgttttttttccaggttgcaaaatcaaagtttttttttactgacactgggtCACATTGTGTTGACAGGTCATGATGGATATCGGGACGGTCAGCGAAATGACCACAGCATGCATGACAGTCAGTCTCCAGCCAGTAGGGAGCGTTCTTCATCTTTACAGGGCATGGATATGGCCTCGCTGCCACCTCGAAAACGACCCTGGCATGATGGACCTGGCACTGGAGACATGGACTCACCTGGAGGACCTGAAGACAGAGTAGCAGGTCAGTCCCCTCAAGCCAACCTCTCTTTGTTTCTATATagcgtgtttttttttctaattacaGATTCTAAAATTTTGCTTAAAAAGAAGAACACAAACCcaacattaatacatattttgcTTAATTTACATGTACAAATGTATCTTAGACTTTGTTTACACATTTGGCTCTTTGGGTACATTTAGGGCTTGTGCACCTTGCTTTAAAACATGGATATTTGCTGGATATTTATACCTTTCTCTAAGTTGCACCTGCAAGTAACCAAATATAACCCCTCTATATTCTGAATGTGCTATGGCATTTTTAATAGTAAGTAATGCTTTTGTCCTCCCTCTTTCCACAGGTCGGCCACCTAGAGAGGATGGTTATGGCCCGCCATCAAGGGGTGGCCGAGGTGGGTGGGGTCGTGGTGGTCCCCCTAATGCTGGAGGTCCTGGTGGGAACTCCGGTCCAAACTCCAGACGAGGCGGTGGCCGCGGTGCACTGAGAGGGGGTCGAGGGCGGTAGAAGTCACAACACACTATTATGGCCCCAGGGCAGTAGGGGGCACTAGGGATAACAACATGGACAGAGACCAAAAACAGCCACTTCAGCAGCTCTGGTTTTCAGTGGGTTTAGGTGAATATCTCTGCACCATTGTGTGCAACTCATTCATGGCAGGTTTGGTTCTTCTTGTCCAATGTGATTGTGGCTCAACCTCTTCATGCTGATTGGATGCATAGATGGTAACTGAAACATTTCATTGGTTGAGGCCTGCAAGCTATGACCTGAAGTCTTTCAGTCGTTTCTGCTCAAGACGATTGAATGAATTTGATATTAGACACTTTGTGCATCATTGATGAACAAAACCATAGACTGGGTTATACCTTAACTCTTCCTGCATGGTGCATCTTCTGTTTGGGGACATGAAATTCTCTCTCCACTGACTATCCCTCCAATGCACCATTTAGCAGATACAGATGCTATCTTCTGCTGGACTTTGGCTCCGCCTACCAAAGTTTTGAGGAGCACTGCAAATGACCCTCAACTAAACTCAGTCACTGGCTTGGAAAGTGGGAAATACATGAAGACTGGACTTTTTAACACTTTCGGTTCAAGTGCTCAGCTCCActtgtttaatttcattttatgtaaaataatgaagaaaatTCTGTAACATTGCCGGGTGATCCATGAGTCACGAGGATGCTGACTTTGTGTACATTTTGTCAAAAAAATTGTCATTGTTTTGTCCGTTTTTGTATGAGACTACAATAGAAGTTGTGCAAAATTTATAAGAAATCTTTGGTTTTGTCTTTTCTTTGGTTTCACACACATTGAACACAGCACAGTCTGAACACGAGTTCACATTACTGCATTGGGAATATCTGAGGATATTGATACAAAAAATATTCATGTTAAACTGCTTAAACCAAATTGGAGCCAAATCCCACTTGGCTGAAAGTCAAGCAACATGATTTAGTTCCATAAATAGACTAAAACTATTAGGAGTGACCATCCCTATGCAAGAAACTGCTGTTTTATATTGACAACAAAGTTATGACTTGCATAAACATGTATGCTCATATCATCATGCACATATTCTACCTCCATTCCATAAGTGAACAAAGCTCTGAGGTCTTAACATCTGtgacaccacagcagtgttcaccCCTTCTAAACAGCCCTGAGCCACTCACTGTTAACCCCAACCCGAGCACACAGCGGCGGCAGGGAGCTGCTCGTGTGTTTCGTtccatttaaccttgtctttatGCTCTCGTATAAACGCAGATCCAGTGCTGTGTTTGGAGGGGGCGGAGCAAGAATAAGAActgcttgttttatcccatgttttctgacttaaacATCCCACACAAAACTGACTGGTTGGTGGGACTCATCCTCAAATCATCATGTATCTCTAAAACAGGTACTTTATAGACCAAGATAAACTCAatggaagttaatgtaaaatttttattccaagtaatgtTGTAGCATTGTGACGTTGGTCCTTTCATCACGAAATTTGcagtgtgaaagacagctgctgtgctcaaatgtaatgtgtatttaaaaaaaaaaaaagtgaattccctgaacaattattttattattctaatGTCCCAtttggagaagaaaaaaaaaacacctttacGGCACAGATTcagatgttgatttttttacCTGTTCATCTGTAATGCACAGTGTTATCACCAGAAAATCTAGATATATTTTAATAGAAGTTACTGAACGGACCTGCCCATTGGCTTCTGTGATCAGACAAGTTTCTTTCAGGTTTTCTTGACAGAAATATCAGGATGAttcaaaacattacatttttatttacaatgatAAAAATTGTGTGCTTCTTGAATTGTACCACAGTTTGGTTGGTTTAAGTGAACACTGGTCATTCTCAGAGGAATGTCTAAAGGTTTAGTTTGGTCCATTGCCATTTTTTCACAGTGAAGAACAATCTGAATTTACAACATTAATCCAGATTAGCACATCCTCCTCATTTAGAGTTCCAGAATTAAAAATATAGCACGCAAGTTCACAAATGTGGATTTTGTTTCAAGCTAATCAATCCAGTATAATAATGTAAGGCCTTTCCTATCAAACAGTCCTAATTTGTCTTAAATTATATGTCATAGGAACCTCTTAAAAAAAGACGTTTACCAGATGTGGGTTTTCTGTTAGCCACATGACTTAAGCCCAAACTCCTATCTAATAAGAAATAAGTCTTATGAAAAAATTCATTGGCAAGGTGTATACTTCCAGACTAGAGCCCAGTTAATCAAAATCCATTTCTAATGGACAGTCCCCACAAAGGACAAGACTGTCCAGTTTTCATGGCAGATCATGACTTACAAAACCTCAAAAGGTGTTTCAGAAGTGAATTTTCTCAGCAAGacaacttaagcccaaagtcaagctCGACACAGTCCTTCCTCTTTGCTTAGGTTAGTCACCTCATTGAAAATCTGCTTTGTAAAATTAATCAGGTATTTCAGAGTTTTCAGATTATCTCCGACATATAACTCGAGCCCAAACTCAAGCTTGTGTAATGAGAGAAGATGTAAAGGCCATTTTAGGACAACATTGACTTATGTTGTCCAACTTTACTGGCAATCcctgttttattaaatacttCCCACAATCAGTCTTATCCAGTCTCTCAGATTTTGCCTCAAATTGGCATGGTTTTGCCAGTCACGGTTCTTTTGATAGCCGAGGCGGCCATTCCTCCAACAAACCGCATCCCAGCGCTTCCTCCTGGCAACAACGCCAAGACCTGCCCGGCCACCGCTCCAATCTGGACCAGGGCTCCCAGCGCGGTGAGCGCGGTGCTGTGAAGGCCCAGTGCCGCATACAGAGTCCCGGccagtgcacacagatacacTACGCCTCCGAGGCTCGGGTTCCGGAGCAATTTACTCGGTCCCCGGAGAACCGCAGCGCCTAGGAGCGCGAATAAAGAGCCCAGGGACCAGAGCAGGGCGAACTTCCGAGCCTTCAGCAACAACAGCGGGGCGTACAGAGCCGACAGTCCGAAACACAGAGCCGAAAACAAGGCGCAAACCCCGAAAGCCACCAGCCGCTGAGAGCGACTCATGGCCGGTAGACAGGGGTCCGGTTCCGGCGCCCATGGCCAGGAAAATCCGCTGCTCTGCGTGGGGCCTGCTGACGCTCCGGAGAACGGACTGGACCATTTGCCGAACCAGCTCCCGGGCACCGGCGCAGGATCCTCCTCCATATTTAAGGTCGTACTGGAGCTGGACTGAGAGATGGTCTTAGCGCCACTTTTAGACTGCGCTAAATATTCCTGTAACTGTCTGTTTAACTCCGCCATGACTGCGCTCCGCTTGTTTGTAGTTGTTGGAACTACTGGAAGAAGGAAGGTCAGTTCCAATCCTAAATACACTCCCAACTCCCTAAACCCTAGACACTGTGCCCTATACCCTATGCCCTACTCGACATATGAAAATCAAAGTTTTCATTGAAACCCTCTGAAATGAGAAAGGAGGTGGATTTTTTCTACGACAGATGAACATATTCTAGTCCTCACTCGATAGAAGGCTATCAAATTACCTAATAGCATCTGGTACTTCTACAATTTGTGTCAgtcaattaatcaatcaataataaataaaatcttgtGTTTACATAGCAGGGGAAATGTTGGGATATATAAAGACCCCCACCCTACCCTATGACGATATTCTTTTTTAACAGTCTAAACCTGTCCATGTTTTGCTGTTTATGTGCTAGAAGACATGAGTAAAATAATAGAGGTCAAAGCCAGACCATTTCTTCTTTGAACTCCTAAAGAGTATTCCAACACAGTCTCAACTGGGTGTATTCAGacatccagggtttcttacaccACAAACCTAAGTGACCAATCCCTTTAACTTCCAAGGCTGTGCTTTCAAGATGCAGGCAAACGGTTCAGGTGTATGTGGCCAAAGGGACAGTATTTGCATATATAGATCCAATTTTATTAAGGTAAAATTGTAGATTTACATCTAAATCACTTTAAGGCAGggcctttttattttaaacgGATGTTAAATCTATTCTTTCTTATGAAGAGATATAAG
This window of the Hoplias malabaricus isolate fHopMal1 chromosome Y, fHopMal1.hap1, whole genome shotgun sequence genome carries:
- the LOC136679412 gene encoding vesicle transport protein SFT2C-like, coding for MAELNRQLQEYLAQSKSGAKTISQSSSSTTLNMEEDPAPVPGSWFGKWSSPFSGASAGPTQSSGFSWPWAPEPDPCLPAMSRSQRLVAFGVCALFSALCFGLSALYAPLLLLKARKFALLWSLGSLFALLGAAVLRGPSKLLRNPSLGGVVYLCALAGTLYAALGLHSTALTALGALVQIGAVAGQVLALLPGGSAGMRFVGGMAASAIKRTVTGKTMPI